A genomic stretch from Selenomonas sp. AB3002 includes:
- the budA gene encoding acetolactate decarboxylase — MKTELKKKLALAMMAGLMFGSVGYASPAVAERESLNQVALLQSLAQGYFGGTVKVRDMRSLGDVGIGTFEGLNGEMIMLDGTVYQALGDGRVVVADDKEAVPYATVTYFDNDISVRLSEVKDKAAFEKILNDEVKKCGENSFYMIKLHTEFSYVLFRSEYGSQKPYPTLVEALKGKQTEFTAKNIKGTLVGLYCPNYMGGLNSTGWHFHFISDDRKQGGHILELSLKQGIVEFDKTDKFTMILHDDKEFHEMNLAKDMSKDIRSAEQDTQSDMNK; from the coding sequence ATGAAGACAGAACTTAAAAAGAAGCTTGCTCTGGCTATGATGGCTGGCCTTATGTTCGGCAGCGTTGGTTATGCCTCACCGGCTGTGGCAGAGCGTGAGAGCCTGAATCAGGTGGCGCTTTTGCAGTCTTTGGCACAGGGATACTTTGGCGGCACGGTCAAGGTGCGGGATATGCGCTCTCTGGGTGATGTCGGCATCGGCACCTTTGAAGGGCTGAATGGGGAAATGATCATGCTGGACGGCACGGTCTATCAGGCCCTGGGAGATGGCCGGGTGGTAGTGGCTGACGACAAAGAAGCTGTTCCCTATGCTACCGTGACATATTTTGACAATGATATTTCTGTCCGGCTGTCAGAGGTGAAGGACAAGGCGGCTTTCGAAAAAATCCTGAACGACGAGGTGAAGAAGTGCGGGGAAAACAGCTTCTACATGATAAAGCTCCACACGGAATTTTCCTATGTGCTCTTCCGCAGCGAGTACGGCAGCCAGAAGCCCTATCCTACTCTGGTGGAAGCTCTCAAGGGAAAGCAGACGGAGTTCACTGCTAAAAATATCAAGGGGACTCTTGTAGGCCTTTACTGTCCCAATTATATGGGCGGGCTGAACAGTACCGGTTGGCATTTCCATTTCATTTCCGACGACAGGAAGCAGGGGGGACATATTCTGGAGCTTTCCCTGAAGCAGGGAATCGTAGAATTTGACAAGACGGATAAATTCACCATGATACTCCATGATGATAAAGAGTTCCATGAAATGAATTTGGCCAAGGATATGAGCAAAGACATAAGAAGTGCCGAGCAGGACACACAGTCAGATATGAATAAATAA